One Panicum virgatum strain AP13 chromosome 9K, P.virgatum_v5, whole genome shotgun sequence genomic region harbors:
- the LOC120646752 gene encoding glucan endo-1,3-beta-glucosidase 7-like, with product MGSRGRRDAAAAVLGLLQVFLFHSATSQSFIGVNYGTIADNLPPPASTASLLMSTSIGKLRLYEPQPELVAALAGSNISILLGIPNGDVPNLASSPAAAASWAAANIPTTVTVSAISVGNELLNSGNPTLAPQLLPAMQNLLAALPAGSTTKISTVHSMAVLSASDPPSSGAFHQDLASSLDPVLDFLHQNGAPFMINPYPYFAYASDTRPETLAFCLFQPNAGRVDAVSGLTYTNMFDAQLDAIRAALDAKGYGDVDIVIAETGWPYKGDADEAGATVDNAKAYVGNLVAHLKSQAGTPRTPGKSVDTYIFALYDENLKSGPESERSFGLYKADLTANYDAGLAKSGGTAAPTIVTPSPPQGTLQPSRGTTPTGFCQTTAAVPGSTQGQQVPLSSSCYIPAGAVPRRADAGTWQLAWFGVLLWLAMVAGM from the exons ATGGGGAGCAGGGGGCGGCGGGATGCCGCTGCTGCGGTCCTGGGCCTCCTGCAGGTCTTCCTCTTCCACTCCGCGA CGTCGCAGTCGTTCATCGGCGTCAACTACGGGACGATCGCCGAcaacctcccgccgccggcgtcgacggCCAGCCTGCTCATGTCCACGTCCATCGGCAAGCTCCGCCTCTACGAGCCCCAGCCGGAGCTGGTCGCGGCGCTCGCGGGCTCCAACATCTCCATCCTGCTGGGCATCCCCAACGGCGACGTGCCCAACCTCGcgtcctcccccgccgccgccgcgtcctgggCCGCCGCCAACATCCCCACCACGGTGACCGTCTCCGCCATCTCCGTCGGCAACGAGCTGCTCAACTCCGGCAACCCCACCCTCGCGCCCCAGCTCCTCCCCGCCATGCAGaacctcctcgccgcgctccccgccggctCGACCACCAAG ATCTCCACCGTGCACTCCATGGCCGTGCTGTCGGCGTCGGACCCGCCGTCGTCCGGCGCGTTCCACCAGGACCTCGCCAGCAGCCTGGACCCGGTGCTGGACTTCCTCCACCAGAACGGCGCGCCCTTCATGATCAACCCGTACCCCTACTTCGCCTACGCCTCCGACACGCGGCCGGAGACGCTGGCGTTCTGCCTCTTCCAGCCCAACGCCGGCCGCGTCGACGCCGTGTCCGGGCTCACCTACACCAACATGTTCGACGCGCAGCTGGACGCCATCCGCGCGGCGCTGGACGCCAAGGGCTACGGCGACGTGGACATCGTCATCGCCGAGACCGGGTGGCCGTACAAGGGCGACGCCGACGAGGCTGGCGCCACCGTGGACAACGCCAAGGCCTACGTCGGCAACCTCGTAGCGCACCTCAAGTCCCAGGCCGGCACGCCGCGGACGCCCGGCAAGTCGGTGGACACCTACATCTTCGCGCTCTACGACGAGAACCTCAAGAGCGGGCCGGAGTCGGAGCGCTCCTTCGGGCTGTACAAGGCGGACCTGACGGCGAACTACGACGCCGGGCTTGCCaagagcggcggcacggcggctccGACCATTGTGACTCCGTCTCCGCCGCAG GGCACGCTGCAGCCGAGCAGGGGGACGACGCCGACGGGGTTCTGTcagacgacggccgccgtgcCGGGCAGCACGCAAGGCCAGCAGGTGCCGCTGAGCAGCTCGTGCTACATCCCGGCCGGAGCCGTGCCGCGGCGAGCAGACGCCGGCACATGGCAGCTTGCTTGGTTTGGTGTTTTGCTGTGGCT